TACGATCCTGCCCGGAGAGCACCCGATTTGTCCGGTCATGCTGGGTGACGCTGAGCTATCCCAGGAGATGGCCCGCCGCTTAATGGACGAAGGCATCTACTGCATTGGCTTCTTCTACCCCGTCGTGCCGAAAGGTCAGGCCCGCATTCGGCTGCAGATCTCGGCGGCCCACACGCGGGAGCACCTGGATCGGGCTATTGCGGCCTTTGGCAAGGTGGGTAATGCACTTGGGGTTGTTTAGCTAATCCCTGCGAAGCGAACGCCAGAATGGAGCTAGCCGGACCTGTCGTATGCCTCTGTCACCCAAGCTTTGACTTCCCTGTCGAAGTCCGAGGCAGACTCGAGGCGGACCCGGTGGCTGCACATGGCGTTGTAGCTCTCCAGGCGACCTTCGGCAGGGTCGCCCTTGAGAGCGAGGCCCAGATCGATCCGGGTCTTGGTGGCCGGGGTAACCAGCGCAAACTGCTTTTTTCGCCGCAGGCTGACGCTGCCCTTCTTGGGCGCCACCTCCACGTCCGGACCCAGCGCGGCGGCGAATTTCACGATGGCGTCATGCAGGGGCCTGAGGCCCGCTTTCGGGCCAGCGTACTGGGCCGCAACCAGGTCAACGGGTTCGGCAACCTTGAGGCTTTCCGAAGCAATCAGATTGGCGAAGCCATGGGTGATACCGTGTTCTGACTTGAGCATCTTGACGACCTGCCCGTGTTTCCCCAGACCGCTTTGGGCAACCATTTTTTTCCATTCTTCCAGGTTCTTACCGGTTTTAACTGGGAGATTTTTGAACATTGTTTCGAGCTGTTTTTCAACGCTGGACATGACTTCTCCTCAAAGTTCCATGATCTTTTCGAACGACCAGTTTTCCGAGCGACAGACCTTCGGCGTCAGCGGCTGAACCAGTCCGATGATGCCCAGCATCAGGCGGCCTCCGAACGTCGGACGGCCGTTCTCCACCACCGACTTGAATGTATTGACGATGAAGGGTCCGCCCTGAGCCATACCTTTCTCGGTTTTGGTGCCCACCGGAACGTTGGTAGTGATGAGCGAAAACTCGACGCCCTCGGCCACCTCTTTAAGTTCATAAGTCACCGTGCACGGTGCATCGTCATGGTTCGTGAATTTGAAGGTATGTGCGTAACGATGCGGCGGGCTGAAGTCCAACACTTTGCCAACCACGCTTCGGTATTTCCCGTTGGTGGTCTGCATCGCCACCGGGGCACCAACCTCAAGCTGTTCGGGGGTCTTGCATACCGCCCCAAAGAAAAATGCCAGGACCTGATCCGTCTTTACCAGCTCCGACCAGACGGTTTCAATCGGTGCGTTGATCACAACCCGGTAGATGGCCTTATTGCTGTCGCTTGTTGTCACTTTTTTTCCTTCGCGGCCTGCTCGGCCGCGTATTTGATGGAGGCCAAACGCTCTGCCCAGTGGCCGCTGTAGTCGTCGGTCCAGCGGTCATA
This genomic window from Pseudomonadota bacterium contains:
- a CDS encoding DUF5655 domain-containing protein — translated: MSSVEKQLETMFKNLPVKTGKNLEEWKKMVAQSGLGKHGQVVKMLKSEHGITHGFANLIASESLKVAEPVDLVAAQYAGPKAGLRPLHDAIVKFAAALGPDVEVAPKKGSVSLRRKKQFALVTPATKTRIDLGLALKGDPAEGRLESYNAMCSHRVRLESASDFDREVKAWVTEAYDRSG
- a CDS encoding SRPBCC domain-containing protein, translated to MTTSDSNKAIYRVVINAPIETVWSELVKTDQVLAFFFGAVCKTPEQLEVGAPVAMQTTNGKYRSVVGKVLDFSPPHRYAHTFKFTNHDDAPCTVTYELKEVAEGVEFSLITTNVPVGTKTEKGMAQGGPFIVNTFKSVVENGRPTFGGRLMLGIIGLVQPLTPKVCRSENWSFEKIMEL